A genomic stretch from Bifidobacterium sp. ESL0769 includes:
- the pheS gene encoding phenylalanine--tRNA ligase subunit alpha — protein MAQSASFDAGAVTDAVAEGISKIKSASTMEELKAIKTEYAGAESAMAQASRAIGGLPKDEKKGAGQLMGKLRADFGRAFGMKEAQVKAEEETRQLASETVDMTLPVNRKPLGARHPLPKLMEDVEDLFISMGWQISAGPEVETEWYDFDALNFGPDHPARQMQDTFYVKGNQAKDAAGFVGSNMVLRTQTSSDQVRALLTRGVPLYIASPGRVFRTDELDATHTPVFHQCEALAVDKGLTMGDLKGVLDKLAVSMFGPEAKSRLRPSYFPFTEPSAELDLWFPDKKGGPGWIEWGGCGMVNPNVLRSAGLDPDVYTGFAFGVGMERTLLLRHDINDMHDLVEGDVRFSKQFVMGE, from the coding sequence GTGGCACAGAGTGCATCATTCGATGCCGGAGCGGTGACCGATGCGGTCGCCGAGGGCATCTCGAAAATCAAGAGTGCCTCCACCATGGAGGAGCTCAAAGCCATCAAGACGGAGTACGCCGGGGCTGAGTCAGCGATGGCCCAGGCCAGCCGCGCCATCGGAGGTTTGCCGAAAGACGAGAAGAAGGGCGCTGGCCAGCTGATGGGCAAGCTACGTGCCGATTTCGGGCGTGCCTTTGGCATGAAGGAAGCGCAGGTCAAGGCCGAAGAGGAGACCCGTCAACTCGCCTCCGAAACGGTCGATATGACCCTTCCCGTCAACCGCAAGCCGCTCGGTGCCCGTCACCCGCTGCCTAAGCTGATGGAGGACGTCGAAGACCTCTTCATCTCCATGGGCTGGCAGATCTCCGCGGGCCCCGAGGTGGAAACCGAATGGTACGACTTTGACGCGCTGAACTTTGGACCCGACCATCCTGCCCGCCAAATGCAGGATACCTTCTATGTCAAAGGCAACCAGGCCAAGGATGCCGCCGGATTCGTGGGCTCCAACATGGTGCTGCGTACGCAGACCTCGTCCGATCAGGTGCGTGCGCTGCTGACTCGCGGCGTGCCGCTGTATATCGCGTCCCCCGGCCGCGTGTTCCGTACCGATGAACTCGACGCGACGCATACGCCGGTCTTCCACCAGTGCGAGGCGCTGGCCGTCGACAAGGGCCTGACGATGGGCGACCTCAAGGGCGTGCTTGACAAGCTGGCCGTCTCGATGTTCGGCCCGGAGGCCAAGAGCCGCCTGCGCCCGAGCTACTTCCCGTTCACCGAGCCCAGCGCCGAGCTGGATCTCTGGTTCCCCGATAAGAAGGGCGGCCCCGGCTGGATTGAATGGGGTGGCTGTGGCATGGTCAACCCGAACGTGCTGCGCTCGGCTGGCCTCGATCCGGACGTCTACACCGGCTTCGCGTTCGGCGTGGGCATGGAGCGCACGCTGCTGCTGCGCCACGATATCAACGACATGCACGACCTCGTCGAAGGCGACGTGCGTTTCAGCAAACAGTTTGTGATGGGGGAGTGA
- a CDS encoding RNA methyltransferase, whose amino-acid sequence MKRVAELEKTKGRKKSGKFLIEGPQSVREIVRWMPAVVEDCYVQMDERQSGLLSPVVEDIAREADEQGLYIHQVAGDVMHRMSTDAQGIVAVGNLETVQNRMIDDFEHSESGYVKIAKVFHNVATRGTDVMSGAETDDNATNADSQSSENKADSVRFGDTVAAFWQIRDPGNAGTVIRSADAAGCRAVIFVDDCVDRFNPKVIRSTTGSLFHLPVVTMSTDEFFAWAEEQHREVMAADVYGTQKIKPESLIDVVAGFGDSQSGHTDDHNGRSSELLSDNNKAGNVRNEGNTSSQNAQCSCAILFGNEARGLPNDVLERVQRIVSIPLYGKAESLNLATSTSVMLFTLAMARDAAQRR is encoded by the coding sequence GTGAAGCGTGTTGCGGAGCTTGAAAAGACCAAAGGCCGTAAGAAGTCTGGAAAGTTTCTTATTGAGGGTCCGCAATCGGTTCGCGAAATCGTGCGATGGATGCCTGCGGTGGTTGAGGATTGCTATGTGCAAATGGATGAGCGGCAGTCCGGGTTGCTTTCGCCGGTGGTCGAGGATATTGCGCGTGAAGCCGACGAACAGGGACTGTATATTCACCAGGTGGCTGGCGATGTTATGCATCGTATGAGTACGGATGCGCAGGGTATTGTTGCGGTCGGCAATCTTGAAACTGTGCAGAATCGCATGATTGACGACTTCGAGCATAGCGAATCCGGTTATGTAAAAATTGCAAAAGTATTCCATAATGTTGCAACTCGGGGGACCGACGTAATGTCCGGCGCCGAAACAGACGATAACGCGACAAATGCAGATTCGCAATCCTCTGAGAACAAAGCAGATTCCGTTCGGTTTGGTGATACGGTGGCCGCGTTCTGGCAGATTCGCGACCCCGGCAACGCGGGAACGGTGATTCGTTCGGCAGATGCTGCCGGATGCCGCGCGGTGATTTTCGTGGACGATTGCGTCGACCGGTTCAATCCGAAGGTCATCCGTTCCACGACAGGTTCGCTTTTCCACTTGCCGGTGGTTACGATGAGCACCGACGAATTCTTCGCATGGGCAGAAGAACAGCATCGTGAAGTAATGGCCGCCGATGTTTATGGCACTCAAAAAATCAAGCCGGAATCGTTGATTGACGTGGTGGCAGGGTTCGGAGATTCGCAAAGTGGCCATACCGATGATCATAATGGCCGAAGTTCTGAATTATTATCCGATAATAACAAAGCAGGGAATGTTCGAAACGAAGGAAATACTTCAAGTCAAAACGCTCAATGTTCCTGCGCGATCCTATTTGGTAACGAGGCGCGCGGATTGCCGAACGATGTGCTGGAACGTGTGCAACGCATCGTCTCGATACCGCTGTACGGCAAGGCCGAATCGCTCAATCTTGCCACCAGCACTTCGGTGATGCTTTTTACACTTGCTATGGCTCGCGACGCTGCACAACGTCGCTAA
- a CDS encoding ATP-binding cassette domain-containing protein has translation MQAKQSKVAGSRKGDGSPQRASAVSAAKTGVVLQDTKSSDVSTSPKVEPASISFNNWGYRHASRKHFAVRGLNLDIHAGEHVLLLGASGIGKSTILEGASGLLGGDAVESANEDGQGAREQDSAGQVIAVEDSEGGVTEGGVFIDGIPAAAAHGRVGLVLQDPDAQTIFERLGDNVAFGPENMGVPRPQTWQRVRQGLAAVGLEGLQLHRSTMHLSGGQMQRLALAGALAMQPGALLLDEPTANLDPEGVEQVIDAVSDVLHDTEATMLLVEHRAGPWIELIDRVIVLGLESDDQVKARVTQVGDDAEIDHSGFRRTIVVADGTPDEVFENRDLDFAALGIWMPDKYRRPEDEIHRIYTDDEPASDPAIGDGKALLATNDLAIGRNGKAIAEHINISFAAEQITALVGRNGVGKSTLSLTLAGLLQPVAGSVEASPELAKGASGNSPMEWKSTELAARISYVFQNPEHQFARGSVLEEVMLGLLRTGTPEEEAKKKAMALLRRFRLSQYASVNPYTLSGGEKRRLTVAASLAAAPRVIILDEPTFGQDRRTWMQIVSLIHSLRGDGVSVIVVTHDRDLVTALGARVIELQARGDDTGVRSMHVSKKSQIIEKASEDDTVSSNGANLKAIDTTITVSPVNERDEKVRQSSRSPFLASLNPTFRMLGGFIAALPLIFSLDWVSASIALLLEFILLACIGLKPWRVVKSTWPVFIGAPGSALAVLLYGKEGGRVWWHWTMITVTDRSAVLALATGIRILAVGIPAIIAVLGVETTDLADSFSQILHLPDRFVYGGLAGMRLFSVIRDDWAALTASRRSRGLGDENKVKAFFPQTFALLVLSIRRSTTLATAMEARGFGGDIPRTHARVSRVHPRDWVFVVVCAVVPTIALIASAAAGTFTFFGG, from the coding sequence ATGCAAGCCAAGCAATCAAAGGTGGCCGGAAGCCGAAAAGGTGACGGTTCACCACAGCGTGCTTCGGCTGTCTCTGCCGCCAAAACCGGAGTGGTTCTGCAAGATACGAAATCGTCTGATGTCAGCACTTCCCCCAAAGTTGAGCCCGCTTCGATCAGTTTCAACAATTGGGGCTATCGTCACGCCTCACGTAAGCATTTCGCGGTGCGTGGACTGAACCTTGATATCCACGCCGGTGAGCACGTGCTTCTGCTTGGTGCTTCCGGCATTGGGAAGTCGACGATTCTGGAAGGTGCCTCGGGGCTGCTCGGCGGGGACGCGGTGGAGAGCGCGAACGAAGACGGGCAGGGCGCGAGGGAACAAGACAGCGCTGGCCAAGTCATCGCTGTCGAGGATTCTGAAGGCGGAGTCACCGAGGGCGGGGTTTTCATTGATGGCATCCCGGCTGCCGCCGCGCACGGACGTGTCGGACTCGTGTTGCAAGACCCTGATGCGCAGACGATTTTCGAGAGGCTTGGCGACAACGTCGCGTTCGGTCCGGAAAACATGGGTGTGCCGCGTCCGCAGACTTGGCAACGTGTCAGGCAAGGCCTTGCTGCTGTAGGGCTTGAAGGCCTGCAGCTTCATCGTTCCACCATGCACTTGAGCGGCGGTCAGATGCAGCGGCTTGCCTTGGCCGGGGCATTGGCCATGCAGCCCGGCGCGTTGCTTCTTGACGAGCCGACGGCGAACCTTGATCCGGAAGGCGTCGAGCAGGTTATTGACGCCGTTTCCGATGTATTGCATGATACCGAGGCGACGATGCTTCTGGTCGAGCATCGGGCTGGCCCGTGGATTGAGCTTATCGATAGGGTCATCGTTCTCGGCCTTGAGTCCGACGATCAGGTCAAGGCGCGAGTCACTCAGGTCGGCGACGATGCTGAAATCGACCACAGCGGGTTCCGACGTACGATTGTGGTCGCCGATGGCACACCTGACGAGGTGTTTGAAAATCGTGATCTTGATTTCGCCGCGCTCGGTATCTGGATGCCCGATAAATACCGCCGACCAGAAGACGAAATTCACCGTATTTATACCGATGACGAACCGGCCAGCGACCCCGCGATAGGTGACGGCAAGGCGCTGCTTGCCACCAACGACCTCGCTATCGGGCGTAATGGTAAGGCCATAGCCGAGCATATCAACATATCGTTTGCCGCTGAACAAATCACGGCATTGGTTGGCCGCAACGGTGTCGGCAAATCCACGCTTTCATTGACTTTGGCCGGACTTTTGCAACCCGTGGCAGGTAGTGTCGAAGCCTCGCCTGAACTGGCAAAAGGTGCAAGCGGCAATTCGCCGATGGAATGGAAATCGACGGAACTGGCGGCAAGGATTTCCTATGTGTTCCAGAATCCTGAGCATCAGTTTGCGCGGGGCAGTGTGCTCGAAGAAGTCATGCTGGGGCTCTTGCGAACAGGAACGCCGGAAGAGGAGGCTAAGAAAAAGGCGATGGCATTGCTGCGTCGCTTCAGACTTTCGCAATATGCTTCGGTCAACCCGTATACGCTTTCCGGCGGCGAAAAGCGTCGTTTGACTGTTGCCGCCTCGCTTGCCGCAGCCCCTCGCGTCATCATTCTCGACGAGCCGACTTTCGGGCAGGACCGGCGCACATGGATGCAGATCGTCTCGCTGATTCATTCCCTACGTGGTGACGGTGTCAGCGTCATCGTGGTTACTCACGACCGCGATCTGGTTACGGCTCTTGGTGCACGGGTAATCGAATTGCAAGCACGGGGTGACGACACAGGTGTCCGTTCGATGCACGTGTCTAAGAAATCGCAGATTATCGAAAAAGCCAGCGAAGACGATACCGTGTCATCTAACGGTGCCAATCTCAAGGCCATTGACACCACCATCACTGTCAGCCCGGTCAACGAGCGCGACGAGAAGGTAAGGCAATCCAGCCGTTCGCCGTTCCTCGCCTCGCTCAACCCCACGTTTAGAATGCTGGGCGGTTTCATCGCCGCATTGCCGTTGATTTTCAGCCTTGACTGGGTTTCGGCAAGCATCGCGTTGTTGCTTGAGTTCATTTTGCTCGCTTGCATCGGTCTCAAGCCCTGGCGCGTGGTCAAATCGACCTGGCCGGTGTTCATCGGCGCTCCCGGTTCGGCGCTCGCCGTGCTGCTCTACGGCAAGGAGGGAGGCCGAGTTTGGTGGCATTGGACGATGATTACCGTCACCGACCGGTCGGCGGTGCTGGCGCTCGCCACTGGCATCCGTATTCTTGCTGTCGGTATCCCCGCTATTATCGCGGTTCTTGGCGTCGAGACCACAGACCTGGCCGATTCTTTCAGTCAGATTCTCCACTTGCCCGATCGTTTCGTCTATGGTGGCCTCGCTGGCATGCGTCTCTTCTCGGTGATTCGCGACGATTGGGCCGCCCTGACTGCCTCACGTCGTTCCCGCGGCTTGGGCGACGAAAACAAGGTCAAAGCGTTCTTCCCGCAAACCTTTGCCTTGCTGGTCCTGTCCATCCGACGTTCCACGACACTCGCCACGGCAATGGAAGCTCGCGGTTTCGGCGGCGATATCCCCAGAACCCACGCCCGCGTCAGCCGTGTCCATCCGAGAGATTGGGTCTTCGTCGTCGTCTGCGCCGTAGTCCCGACGATTGCTCTCATCGCCTCCGCCGCCGCCGGCACCTTCACCTTCTTCGGTGGGTGA
- a CDS encoding ECF transporter S component has protein sequence MSSSNQATITSKPNLKWRVVDIAVASVIGVVSTFVYWAAALLYGPIGSPLDALIPGLGGLMNGLWLFAGPLAAVIVRKPGAATYAEVVAGVLESLLGNSWGGMETFLIALVQGLCAEVVFLCVAYKVWNIVTVTLSGVVSAVGCWAYTFFTHLQGFNITGAYGIWYLVATVISGALVAGVLMWYLYIAIAKTGAIDKFASGRQVRAAGK, from the coding sequence ATGTCATCATCGAATCAAGCAACTATCACTTCGAAACCGAACCTCAAGTGGCGTGTCGTCGACATCGCCGTCGCCTCGGTCATCGGCGTGGTCAGCACATTCGTCTACTGGGCCGCGGCGTTGCTATACGGCCCGATCGGTTCACCTCTTGACGCGCTGATTCCCGGTCTCGGCGGTCTGATGAACGGCCTTTGGCTGTTTGCCGGACCTCTTGCCGCGGTTATCGTGCGTAAGCCCGGCGCGGCCACCTACGCCGAGGTCGTCGCCGGCGTGCTCGAATCGTTGCTGGGCAATTCCTGGGGCGGCATGGAGACGTTCCTCATCGCCTTGGTTCAGGGGCTTTGCGCTGAAGTCGTGTTCCTGTGCGTGGCCTACAAGGTCTGGAACATCGTCACGGTCACGCTTTCCGGCGTGGTTTCGGCCGTCGGCTGCTGGGCCTACACGTTCTTCACCCATCTACAGGGTTTCAACATCACCGGCGCTTACGGCATCTGGTATCTGGTCGCCACGGTGATTTCCGGGGCGCTGGTCGCAGGCGTATTGATGTGGTACCTCTATATCGCCATCGCGAAAACCGGTGCCATCGACAAATTCGCTTCCGGCCGCCAGGTTCGCGCCGCGGGCAAGTGA
- a CDS encoding dipeptidase, which translates to MAALSKEELRSRVDADFDRVVDLLSRKVALKSVSAEGITGEHMRRSAQFVADELKERGVDAKVVQSKNPDGTPGAFEVVGSKIVDSDAPTVLLYAHHDVQPVPDASAWDTDPFVATEIDGRLYGRGATDDSGGIAIHSGALHALGDDLKVNIKVFIEGEEEMGSPSFIPFIEAHQDEFDSDVIIVADSGNWSAEIPSLTTSLRGNTDLDVTVKALEHPVHSGQFGGPILDTNTLSSMLIASMYDENGSLNIPGLEGGDPVGGLQRDLDEASVRADSSVVDSYRFAGTGSLASRLWTKPSISVIGFDAHPVEGSFNVIANETRFRISIRTAPNQRPEAAAKAVADFLTSHAPFGAEVSASMVDAGMGWSMDPNAEATQDALESMREAFGVDPINKGEGGSIPFIPELQRIFPDAQVLVTGPEDPKGNAHSPNESVDLTSLKNNVLTEALILTKLAR; encoded by the coding sequence ATGGCTGCATTGAGCAAAGAAGAACTGCGTTCGCGGGTTGATGCCGATTTTGACCGCGTTGTCGATCTGTTGAGCAGGAAGGTCGCGCTGAAATCCGTTTCGGCCGAGGGCATCACCGGCGAACACATGCGTCGCTCGGCGCAATTCGTGGCCGATGAGCTCAAAGAACGAGGTGTGGATGCCAAAGTGGTGCAGTCCAAGAATCCCGACGGCACCCCGGGGGCTTTCGAAGTGGTGGGTTCCAAGATCGTCGATTCCGACGCGCCCACCGTGCTGCTTTATGCACATCACGACGTACAGCCCGTGCCTGACGCCTCCGCTTGGGACACCGATCCGTTTGTGGCCACCGAAATCGATGGTCGGCTTTATGGACGCGGTGCGACCGATGACAGCGGTGGCATCGCCATCCATTCCGGCGCGTTGCACGCGTTGGGCGACGATCTGAAGGTCAATATCAAGGTCTTCATCGAAGGCGAGGAGGAGATGGGCTCGCCGAGCTTCATTCCCTTCATCGAGGCGCATCAGGACGAATTCGATTCCGATGTCATCATCGTGGCCGATTCCGGCAACTGGAGCGCCGAGATCCCCAGCCTCACCACCAGTCTGCGTGGCAACACCGATCTGGATGTGACGGTGAAGGCGCTGGAGCATCCGGTGCATTCCGGCCAGTTCGGTGGGCCGATTCTCGACACGAATACCTTGTCTTCCATGCTGATCGCCTCAATGTATGACGAAAATGGTTCGCTGAATATTCCGGGACTCGAAGGGGGAGACCCTGTCGGCGGACTTCAACGGGATCTTGACGAGGCCAGCGTTCGTGCTGATTCCTCCGTGGTCGATTCTTACCGTTTCGCAGGCACCGGCTCGCTGGCCTCGCGTCTGTGGACCAAGCCCAGCATTTCTGTCATCGGCTTCGACGCGCATCCGGTGGAAGGCTCGTTCAACGTCATCGCCAACGAGACCCGCTTCCGCATCTCCATCCGCACTGCGCCGAACCAGCGCCCTGAAGCCGCAGCCAAAGCCGTCGCCGATTTCCTGACCTCGCACGCACCGTTTGGTGCCGAGGTTTCCGCTTCCATGGTTGACGCCGGTATGGGTTGGAGCATGGATCCCAACGCGGAAGCCACACAGGATGCGTTGGAATCGATGCGTGAGGCCTTCGGTGTCGACCCGATCAACAAGGGCGAAGGCGGCTCGATCCCGTTCATCCCCGAACTGCAGCGCATCTTCCCCGACGCCCAGGTCTTGGTCACCGGCCCCGAAGACCCGAAGGGCAACGCCCACAGCCCCAACGAATCAGTCGACCTGACGAGCCTAAAAAACAACGTCCTCACCGAGGCCCTGATTCTTACCAAACTCGCGCGATAA
- a CDS encoding DUF3043 domain-containing protein produces MTWNPFSKDKDKEAAQKSVDSELNEPEEQEGKGRPTPKRKVAEERNLHPIVPKNRKADRKAAKDRIRKKEDEQYEAMRTGDVAHMPRVERDPAHIYARDYVDARFNLAEYFIPVIFGVMIFGIIIAIKWPALYTPILMLSYVYMIAAIIDIAVMWFKLKKKLIEKFGEKSVGKGSRMGSYAWGRALQLRRWRVPKPTSKKRGNWPK; encoded by the coding sequence ATGACATGGAATCCCTTCAGCAAGGACAAAGACAAGGAAGCGGCGCAGAAATCCGTCGATTCCGAACTGAATGAACCCGAGGAGCAGGAAGGCAAAGGCCGTCCCACGCCCAAGCGCAAGGTTGCCGAGGAGCGCAACCTGCACCCAATCGTTCCCAAGAACCGTAAGGCAGACCGCAAGGCCGCCAAAGACCGTATCCGGAAGAAAGAGGACGAGCAGTACGAAGCGATGCGTACCGGAGACGTGGCTCATATGCCGCGTGTGGAACGCGACCCGGCGCATATTTATGCCCGTGATTACGTTGACGCCCGCTTTAATCTCGCCGAGTACTTCATTCCGGTGATTTTCGGCGTGATGATTTTCGGCATCATCATCGCCATCAAGTGGCCGGCGCTTTATACCCCGATTCTTATGCTGTCATACGTTTATATGATTGCCGCGATCATCGATATCGCCGTGATGTGGTTCAAGCTCAAAAAGAAGCTCATCGAGAAGTTCGGTGAGAAATCTGTGGGCAAAGGTTCGCGCATGGGCTCCTATGCTTGGGGACGCGCCCTGCAGCTTCGTCGTTGGCGCGTACCGAAGCCGACGTCGAAGAAACGCGGAAACTGGCCGAAATAA
- the lpdA gene encoding dihydrolipoyl dehydrogenase, translating to MTTHVDIAIIGGGPGGYATALRASELGLSVVLINREEKLGGTCLNRGCIPSKALITVTRAIHNVSDTKRMGVNASIESIDFNKLTEFKSNAVNAMTDGLASLLAARKVTVIKGEASIIADHRVKVVVDETNGDDAPSEITADNIVIATGSRPRPLPGHPFEGVVIDSTQALSLPRFPKTAVIIGAGAVAVEFASMWNAAGVDVTMLIRRERVLSHAHRRTSMALTRALAKDGVHVVAHSHVTDIENEVNSTDANGATVSYTTDKNETIREVQADVVLAAIGRDPNTDADWLRSAGIELDEHNMVKTDAFGRTSQPGIWALGDITPGPALAYRAFEQGIVIAETIAGRNPEPVDNDTVPEVVFSTPEFASVGLTMEQAKADPDISEPKETAYPMMGNARILMSGEAGSMSVVTGSYTDKPDTPVILGVHMLAPDAGDLIAEAEELVGNRVPLSDAARLIHPHPTFSEAFGETLLKADGRPLHTR from the coding sequence ATGACCACACATGTTGATATCGCCATTATCGGCGGCGGACCCGGCGGATATGCCACCGCGTTGCGTGCCAGCGAACTCGGGCTTTCGGTCGTCCTGATCAATCGCGAAGAGAAACTCGGCGGCACCTGTCTCAACCGCGGATGTATCCCGTCCAAAGCCCTCATTACCGTGACACGTGCGATTCATAACGTCAGCGACACAAAACGCATGGGGGTCAATGCAAGTATCGAGAGCATCGACTTCAACAAACTGACGGAGTTCAAAAGCAATGCTGTCAACGCCATGACCGACGGCTTGGCTTCACTGCTAGCAGCGAGAAAAGTGACGGTAATCAAGGGCGAGGCTTCGATTATTGCGGACCATCGCGTAAAAGTAGTGGTTGACGAAACAAACGGAGACGATGCTCCCTCCGAAATCACAGCCGACAACATCGTGATAGCTACAGGTTCACGTCCTCGTCCCCTGCCGGGTCATCCTTTCGAAGGCGTCGTAATCGATTCGACGCAAGCGCTCAGCCTGCCACGATTCCCCAAAACCGCGGTCATCATCGGGGCCGGAGCCGTTGCTGTGGAATTCGCCTCGATGTGGAACGCGGCAGGCGTCGACGTGACCATGTTGATTCGTCGCGAACGCGTGCTTTCACACGCGCATCGTCGCACTTCGATGGCACTGACCCGGGCGCTGGCCAAAGACGGAGTACATGTCGTCGCTCACAGTCATGTCACCGATATCGAAAACGAAGTAAACTCAACGGACGCAAATGGGGCAACCGTCAGCTACACCACCGACAAGAATGAGACCATACGTGAAGTCCAAGCTGACGTCGTATTGGCGGCTATCGGGCGCGACCCCAATACCGATGCCGATTGGTTGCGCAGCGCCGGCATCGAACTCGATGAACACAATATGGTGAAAACCGATGCTTTTGGACGAACCAGCCAACCGGGAATCTGGGCGTTAGGCGACATCACACCAGGCCCGGCACTGGCCTATCGCGCCTTCGAACAGGGCATCGTCATCGCCGAAACCATCGCCGGGCGCAATCCCGAACCGGTCGACAACGACACGGTTCCCGAAGTCGTCTTCTCCACTCCGGAATTCGCCAGCGTGGGATTGACGATGGAACAAGCCAAAGCGGACCCCGACATCAGCGAACCCAAAGAGACTGCTTATCCGATGATGGGCAACGCGCGAATCCTCATGAGCGGCGAAGCCGGGTCCATGTCGGTGGTCACCGGAAGCTATACGGACAAACCTGATACGCCGGTAATCTTGGGCGTCCATATGCTCGCCCCCGACGCAGGTGACCTGATTGCCGAAGCTGAAGAGCTCGTCGGCAACCGCGTCCCGCTCTCGGATGCCGCACGTCTCATCCATCCGCACCCCACCTTCAGCGAGGCGTTCGGCGAGACACTGCTCAAGGCCGACGGTCGGCCGTTGCACACAAGATAA
- a CDS encoding DUF4191 family protein, which translates to MAKEKKAKKDKKKGPKVINQIRQIYKYTYAEDKSLPWLLAGAFLLPVVVGVVAGLLLHWGWLTWIFMIILLVMLGVLLFTMTLTNRADKVGYEKLEGQPGAAISVLGNINKAGYSFPQTPVWIDPKTKEAIWRGTGYNGIYLLAEGSASRTKRPLERQKQAIKGVTAGSDIPVFCISVGTDEGQTRLKDLRKTVLKCKSYEPIEHKFAFMNKIHPHRRFVLTKEELDTLNGRLRTLQEKRGLGIPKGMDPTRPQHISRRAMRGR; encoded by the coding sequence ATGGCCAAAGAGAAAAAGGCGAAGAAAGACAAGAAAAAAGGCCCGAAAGTCATCAATCAGATTCGCCAGATCTATAAGTACACCTATGCGGAAGACAAGTCACTGCCATGGCTTTTGGCAGGTGCCTTCCTGCTACCGGTCGTGGTCGGCGTCGTCGCCGGCCTGCTGCTGCACTGGGGCTGGCTGACCTGGATTTTCATGATCATCCTCTTGGTGATGCTTGGCGTGCTGCTCTTTACGATGACTTTGACCAATCGCGCAGACAAGGTAGGCTACGAGAAGCTGGAAGGCCAGCCGGGTGCCGCCATCAGCGTGCTCGGCAATATCAACAAGGCCGGATATTCCTTCCCCCAGACCCCGGTCTGGATCGATCCGAAGACCAAAGAGGCGATTTGGCGCGGAACCGGATACAACGGCATCTATCTGTTGGCCGAAGGTAGCGCAAGCCGCACCAAGCGGCCGCTGGAGCGTCAAAAGCAGGCCATCAAAGGCGTGACCGCCGGAAGCGACATCCCTGTCTTCTGCATTTCCGTGGGCACCGATGAAGGACAGACCAGACTCAAGGATTTGCGTAAGACCGTGCTCAAATGCAAGAGCTATGAGCCGATCGAACACAAGTTCGCGTTCATGAACAAGATTCATCCGCATCGCCGCTTCGTGCTCACCAAGGAAGAGCTCGATACGTTGAATGGCCGCCTGCGCACGCTGCAAGAGAAGCGCGGTCTCGGTATTCCCAAAGGTATGGACCCCACGCGCCCGCAGCATATCAGCCGCCGAGCCATGCGCGGTCGGTGA